In the genome of Nycticebus coucang isolate mNycCou1 chromosome 12, mNycCou1.pri, whole genome shotgun sequence, one region contains:
- the LOC128562336 gene encoding T-complex protein 11 X-linked protein 2-like: MPKSEETVLQNDPNEAKCGAHNSETSEKNQEEEDFCLNNYSPRLIETINEVSRMSIAHEIMVNQDFYMEENVLSPNSLEDRFMETLYNVFWDHLREQLLSNPPEFTCALELMTEVKEVLLSLLLPRHIHLKNEIKEVLDVDLLKQEAECGALDVSRLSNCILSLMTLLCAPVRDEAVKKLQSITDPVQLLRGIFHVLGLMKMDMANYTIQSIRPYLQEYSIQYERAKFQELLDKQPNLLDYTKKWLTKAATDLITPCLNSPDIPSSSSMACSTPDKAAKNSDPPNPIMVLYQGYLNLLLWDPENEEFPETLLMDRIRVQEMGSHLRHLTILASVLRVARSFSGSILFNSPGFVDKLKCITKAVTEEFNSKPEEAMLNVSEQVSQEIHCGLKDLGFTALSSENTVCLIGQLQNITKKENRVRSIIDQRLLLFLKCCLVRGMQESLLHFPEGLNHIEGELTELGRKFVKPMHHNQQVFGPYYAEILKNVDTLVQAQETEVEPI, from the coding sequence ATGCCCAAGAGTGAGGAAACTGTACTCCAAAATGATCCTAATGAAGCAAAGTGTGGAGCCCATAATTctgaaacatcagagaagaacCAAGAAGAGGAAGACTTCTGTTTAAATAACTACTCTCCTCGTCTAATAGAAACAATTAACGAAGTTTCCAGGATGAGCATTGCTCATGAAATCATGGTAAACCAAGATTTCTACATGGAAGAGAATGTTTTATCTCCAAACAGTCTGGAAGACAGGTTCATGGAGACATTGTACAATGTTTTTTGGGACCATTTAAGAGAACAACTCTTGAGTAATCCTCCCGAATTCACTTGTGCTCTTGAACTTATGACAGAAGTTAAGGAGGTTTTGCTATCACTGCTATTACCACGCCACATCCAcctaaaaaatgagattaaagaagTTCTGGACGTGGATCTCCTCAAGCAAGAAGCAGAATGTGGAGCCCTAGATGTCTCTCGTCTCTCTAACTGCATTCTTAGTTTGATGACCCTGCTATGTGCACCAGTTCGAGATGAAGCAGTAAAGAAACTACAGAGCATAACAGATCCAGTACAGTTACTGAGGGGCATCTTCCATGTTCTGGGCCTAATGAAAATGGACATGGCGAACTATACCATCCAGAGCATTCGACCCTACCTGCAGGAATATTCCATCCAGTATGAAAGAGCTAAATTCCAGGAACTCCTTGACAAACAACCCAATCTCCTTGATTACACCAAGAAATGGCTaaccaaagcagccacagacctCATTACACCATGTCTGAATTCTCCTGACATCCCCAGCTCCTCCAGCATGGCCTGTTCAACTCCAGACAAGGCAGCTAAGAATTCAGATCCTCCCAATCCCATAATGGTGCTATACCAGGGCTACCTGAATCTCCTCCTCTGGGatcctgaaaatgaagaattccctgagactctgctgatGGACAGAATCCGGGTCCAGGAAATGGGGTCCCATTTGCGCCACTTGACTATATTGGCCTCAGTCTTACGAGTGGCTAGAAGTTTCTCTGGTTCAATTTTATTCAACTCACCTGGATTTGTGGATAAACTGAAATGCATAACCAAGGCTGTGACTGAGGAATTTAACTCCAAGCCTGAAGAAGCTATGTTGAATGTGAGTGAACAGGTGTCTCAGGAAATTCATTGTGGCCTCAAGGACCTGGGCTTTACTGCCCTAAGCAGTGAAAACACAGTATGTCTTATAGGACAACTCCAGAAcatcaccaagaaagaaaaccGTGTCCGTAGTATCATTGATCAGCGcctccttttgtttctcaaatgctGTTTGGTTCGTGGCATGCAGGAGTCTCTGCTACACTTCCCTGAAGGCCTTAATCACATCGAAGGAGAGTTGACAGAACTAGGCCGGAAGTTTGTCAAGCCGATGCATCATAATCAGCAGGTATTTGGCCCATACTATGCTGAGATCCTAAAAAATGTCGATACTCTAGTTCAAGCACAAGAAACAGAAGTGGAACCTATCTGA